From Endozoicomonas sp. 8E, the proteins below share one genomic window:
- a CDS encoding sulfite exporter TauE/SafE family protein: protein MMGLATVFVLFAGLVRGYSGFGFAIIAALCLSLVYSPFDAVAIALTLDLLSSLCLLPGVRRQVNRRLLTMLSLGMLGAIPVSLLFISVISAGELKMMIAGFSLIAGALIMFDLRFTWLNHRYAMLAGALSGFGMTTASAGGPPLVLYLLNLSLKAIEIRATAILFFILSSATSLLGLLYVDAISARSIQFSLVLFPVAMLGSLLGKKLFDLYPDSSPKNTVAPILMMLALLTIMI, encoded by the coding sequence ATGATGGGCTTAGCAACGGTATTTGTTTTGTTTGCCGGGTTGGTAAGGGGCTACAGTGGCTTTGGATTTGCCATTATTGCTGCCTTGTGCCTGAGTCTTGTCTATTCCCCCTTTGATGCCGTTGCTATTGCCCTGACACTCGATCTGCTCAGTAGTCTGTGTCTGTTGCCGGGCGTCAGGAGGCAGGTTAATCGACGTCTGCTGACCATGCTCTCGCTAGGCATGTTAGGTGCAATACCGGTCTCGCTTTTGTTTATCTCGGTCATCTCTGCAGGTGAACTGAAGATGATGATTGCAGGCTTCTCATTGATTGCCGGTGCTTTGATCATGTTTGATCTGCGGTTTACATGGCTTAACCATCGCTATGCCATGCTTGCCGGTGCATTGTCAGGCTTTGGGATGACAACGGCTTCAGCGGGTGGTCCACCACTGGTTTTGTATCTGTTAAACCTGTCGTTAAAGGCCATTGAAATCAGAGCAACGGCGATACTGTTTTTTATCCTGAGTTCAGCAACATCACTGTTGGGGTTGCTTTATGTCGATGCTATCTCGGCCCGGTCTATTCAGTTCAGTCTGGTTCTTTTTCCCGTGGCCATGCTGGGCAGTTTATTGGGAAAGAAGTTGTTTGATTTATACCCTGATTCATCACCAAAAAACACGGTAGCGCCCATTTTGATGATGTTGGCACTGCTCACAATCATGATTTAA
- a CDS encoding LysE/ArgO family amino acid transporter, protein MLEVYLNGLLLSGGLIIAIGSQNAFLLAQGLRRESPILVATICAVCDALLILAGVMGLGTLIQSNNTLLEVARWAGVAYLIGFGLMSLKRSFKTGQLKAEGQVQKSTRSIVFLTLAVTLLNPHVYLDTVILLGSIGAQYGDQRGYFVLGAITASLIWFYGLGFGAVKLAPLLARPKAWKIIDLVICLIMFSIALSLVQMDLTSIL, encoded by the coding sequence ATGCTGGAAGTTTATCTGAATGGTTTGCTATTAAGCGGTGGTTTGATCATAGCTATTGGCAGTCAGAATGCATTTTTGCTGGCTCAGGGCTTACGTCGGGAGTCACCTATCCTGGTTGCCACAATTTGTGCGGTCTGTGATGCCTTATTGATACTGGCCGGCGTCATGGGTCTTGGTACACTTATCCAAAGTAATAACACACTGCTTGAAGTAGCTCGCTGGGCGGGTGTTGCTTATTTGATCGGATTTGGCCTGATGTCACTGAAGCGTAGTTTTAAAACTGGGCAACTCAAAGCTGAAGGGCAGGTGCAAAAGTCTACTCGGAGTATTGTGTTTTTGACTCTGGCGGTCACTCTGCTGAATCCGCACGTTTATCTTGATACGGTCATTTTATTGGGCAGTATTGGTGCTCAATACGGTGATCAGCGTGGTTATTTTGTACTAGGAGCTATCACCGCATCGCTTATCTGGTTCTATGGTCTTGGTTTTGGTGCGGTGAAGCTGGCACCTCTGTTAGCCCGTCCAAAAGCATGGAAAATCATTGATCTGGTGATTTGTCTGATCATGTTCAGCATAGCTCTCAGTCTGGTGCAAATGGATTTGACCAGTATTTTATAA
- a CDS encoding PLP-dependent aminotransferase family protein yields the protein MNKNIQKVESMGINYSCFIEFDSKRSLQEQVREYLVKAILEGVFSADEALPSCRMLSSQLKVSRNTVSLVYEGLSDDGYLTSKPRSGYYLSEKYSTRVEEVEQELNRFEADNPANAANWSRRFKVSTDAFPRIVKPSHWSCYQYPFIYGQPSINDFPLAQWRESTRKVIADPKDHSWLCDKVDKDVELLVEQIRTRVLPQRGIHARSDEILITVGSQNALYLLSKMLMDKHTRVGVENPGYKEANNIFRLARAQLHPHAVDQSGLVLNELSSKCDYFYVTPSHQAPTGVTMSKQRRHNLLQLAQKSDAIIIEDDYDSDSNSEWDPLPALKALDKDNRVVYVSSFSKTLAPGLRLGYIVAPEELIYELRTLRRLMYRHPPSRVQMEMAHFISQGYYDSFLRRFKDNTRQRWHQINEAVERYLPDCKRLAKGNYCNALWLETPDRISSQRLASRASQRGVLIETGYSHFMEQQQANPETNSFFRLGFHAIDKALITPGVEQLARALEG from the coding sequence ATGAATAAAAATATCCAAAAGGTTGAATCCATGGGGATAAATTACAGCTGTTTCATTGAGTTTGATTCGAAGAGAAGTTTGCAGGAACAGGTAAGAGAATATCTTGTTAAGGCAATACTCGAAGGTGTGTTCTCTGCCGATGAAGCGCTGCCTTCCTGCCGAATGCTTTCAAGTCAATTGAAGGTGTCACGCAATACTGTGTCACTGGTTTATGAAGGATTGTCAGATGACGGTTACCTGACAAGTAAGCCAAGAAGTGGTTATTACCTGTCGGAAAAATACTCCACCAGAGTTGAAGAGGTGGAGCAGGAGTTGAACCGTTTTGAGGCAGACAACCCTGCCAATGCCGCAAACTGGAGCCGTCGATTCAAGGTTTCTACAGATGCTTTCCCCCGAATAGTGAAACCCTCCCACTGGAGCTGTTATCAATATCCCTTTATCTATGGGCAGCCGAGTATTAATGATTTTCCTCTGGCACAGTGGCGAGAATCTACTCGTAAGGTGATTGCAGACCCGAAAGATCATAGCTGGCTGTGTGACAAAGTTGATAAGGATGTGGAGTTATTGGTAGAACAGATCCGGACCCGGGTACTTCCACAGCGGGGCATTCACGCCAGGAGCGATGAGATTCTCATTACCGTTGGCTCACAGAACGCGCTCTATTTGCTCTCCAAGATGTTAATGGATAAACACACTCGAGTGGGGGTAGAAAACCCTGGTTATAAAGAAGCTAACAATATTTTCAGGCTGGCTCGGGCACAGCTTCATCCGCATGCTGTTGACCAGAGCGGGCTGGTGCTTAACGAGCTGTCATCCAAGTGTGATTATTTCTATGTTACACCGAGTCACCAGGCTCCAACGGGCGTGACTATGAGTAAGCAACGCCGACATAACCTTTTGCAATTAGCGCAAAAGAGTGACGCGATCATCATAGAAGATGATTACGACTCAGACAGCAACTCCGAGTGGGACCCCTTGCCTGCACTCAAGGCATTGGATAAAGACAACCGTGTTGTCTATGTCAGCAGTTTTTCCAAGACATTGGCACCCGGTCTACGCCTCGGTTATATCGTTGCCCCGGAAGAGTTGATCTATGAGTTACGAACACTGCGTCGCTTAATGTATCGCCACCCGCCAAGCCGGGTGCAAATGGAAATGGCGCACTTTATCTCACAGGGTTATTACGACAGCTTCCTGCGGCGTTTCAAGGACAATACACGCCAGCGCTGGCACCAGATTAATGAAGCGGTTGAGCGCTATCTTCCCGATTGCAAACGATTGGCCAAGGGTAATTATTGCAATGCGTTGTGGTTAGAAACACCCGACCGGATAAGCAGTCAACGACTGGCGTCCAGAGCATCTCAACGGGGGGTTCTGATAGAAACGGGATATTCACATTTCATGGAGCAGCAACAAGCTAACCCTGAAACCAATAGTTTTTTCAGGCTTGGCTTTCATGCCATCGACAAGGCGCTCATTACCCCCGGAGTTGAACAACTGGCAAGAGCCCTGGAGGGTTAG
- a CDS encoding DUF547 domain-containing protein: MSQNLPCFSTLAMGRPSEHCATLSFYSPLYNGADDAFACPINHMLCSGKKSVSMKFFTQSTKLVLLSLFGFPGLLMSVSVVHAAPESELIPFWNKSDENNKAAIDHRDWQYTLDTYLDNQHASGVNLFNYGKVSKADRSRLQNYLKKMTALDPRSYSKQEQFAYWVNLYNALTVELILENYPVDTITDLGESFFGFGPWNDDITQIQGKKLTLNNIEHNILRPIWKDPRIHYAVNCASYSCPNVAAEAFTSENTETLLEAAATDYVNHERGVTFDDGELLVSSIYHWYKADFGGNDQSLIAHLAKYAKPELRTRLRQYKGDLDHHYDWGLNQP; this comes from the coding sequence ATGTCTCAAAACTTACCCTGTTTCTCAACGCTTGCCATGGGTAGGCCTTCGGAGCACTGCGCGACACTAAGTTTTTATTCACCACTTTACAATGGCGCGGATGATGCCTTTGCCTGCCCGATAAATCACATGTTATGCTCAGGCAAAAAGAGCGTCTCAATGAAATTTTTCACCCAATCCACCAAGCTCGTTTTGCTGAGTTTGTTTGGCTTTCCTGGCTTGCTCATGAGTGTCAGCGTCGTGCATGCGGCCCCTGAATCTGAGTTGATTCCCTTCTGGAATAAAAGCGACGAAAACAACAAAGCCGCCATCGATCACAGAGACTGGCAATATACCCTCGACACATACCTGGACAACCAACATGCCTCCGGCGTGAACCTGTTCAATTACGGCAAAGTCTCCAAAGCCGACAGATCGCGGCTGCAAAACTACCTCAAAAAAATGACCGCGCTTGACCCTCGCAGCTATTCAAAGCAAGAGCAGTTCGCATACTGGGTGAACCTCTACAATGCGCTCACGGTGGAATTGATTCTTGAAAACTACCCAGTGGATACTATCACTGACCTCGGCGAAAGTTTCTTCGGCTTTGGTCCCTGGAACGACGATATCACCCAAATTCAAGGCAAAAAACTCACGCTCAACAACATTGAGCACAATATCCTGAGGCCCATCTGGAAAGACCCGCGCATCCATTACGCTGTCAACTGCGCCAGCTACAGTTGCCCGAATGTTGCCGCAGAAGCTTTCACCTCAGAAAACACAGAAACACTGCTTGAAGCCGCCGCAACCGATTACGTCAACCACGAACGCGGCGTGACCTTTGACGATGGCGAACTGCTCGTCTCAAGTATCTATCATTGGTACAAAGCCGACTTCGGTGGAAATGACCAATCTTTGATTGCCCACTTGGCGAAATACGCCAAACCTGAACTGCGCACCAGACTTCGGCAGTACAAAGGGGATTTAGATCATCATTATGATTGGGGTTTGAACCAGCCATAG
- the ssb gene encoding single-stranded DNA-binding protein, whose product MARGVNKVILIGNLGNDPDVRFTPNGSAVANLSVATSESWKDRNTGQPQEKTEWHRVVIFGKLAEIAQQFLRKGSKVYIEGKLQTRKWQDQSGQDKYTTEVVVDGFSGQLQMLDSRQDGMGMPAGGGEFQPRAAQQPAPQQQYNAPQQPMQQQAPAAAPQQPQQPQQHQPQQRPAPQQQPQQQPQAAPAGGFDDFDDDIPF is encoded by the coding sequence ATGGCACGAGGTGTTAACAAGGTCATTCTGATCGGCAACCTGGGCAATGATCCGGATGTCCGCTTTACCCCGAATGGCAGTGCTGTAGCCAACCTGAGTGTGGCGACCAGTGAGTCCTGGAAAGATCGTAACACCGGTCAGCCACAGGAAAAAACCGAATGGCACCGGGTGGTCATTTTCGGCAAGCTGGCTGAAATTGCTCAGCAATTCCTGCGCAAGGGTTCCAAGGTTTACATTGAAGGCAAACTGCAGACCCGTAAGTGGCAGGATCAGTCCGGTCAGGATAAGTACACGACAGAAGTTGTTGTTGACGGTTTCAGTGGCCAGTTGCAAATGCTGGATAGCCGTCAAGACGGAATGGGTATGCCTGCAGGTGGTGGCGAGTTCCAGCCAAGAGCTGCACAACAGCCTGCTCCTCAACAACAATACAATGCACCCCAGCAGCCGATGCAACAGCAGGCGCCAGCAGCCGCTCCACAGCAGCCTCAGCAGCCTCAGCAGCATCAGCCTCAGCAGCGTCCTGCTCCGCAGCAGCAACCTCAGCAACAGCCTCAGGCTGCGCCAGCAGGTGGCTTTGACGACTTTGATGATGATATTCCGTTCTAG
- a CDS encoding SDR family NAD(P)-dependent oxidoreductase codes for MKKIAFITGATSGFGKAAAQRFAREGWSLVLSGRRIERLLDLRETLGVPVHVLQLDVRDSQAVKKAVESLPEEFSAVTALVNNAGLALAPQGAPEVDLNDWHTMIDTNVTGLVNVTHALLPALIKAGAGATIINVGSIAGQWPYPGSHVYGASKAFVKQFSYNLRCDLQGTGVRVTDLSPGIAETEFTLVRTKGNQEASDNLYRGTTPLSAEDIAEQMFYIATLPEHININRVEVMPTRQAWSPFAIDRDE; via the coding sequence ATGAAGAAAATCGCATTTATTACCGGCGCGACCTCTGGTTTTGGTAAAGCTGCTGCGCAAAGATTTGCCAGGGAGGGGTGGTCGCTGGTTCTTTCGGGGCGTCGTATAGAGAGACTTTTGGACCTCAGAGAGACACTGGGTGTACCTGTGCATGTGTTGCAACTGGATGTGCGTGATTCGCAAGCCGTGAAGAAAGCAGTAGAGTCGTTGCCAGAGGAATTTTCAGCAGTAACGGCTTTGGTCAACAACGCAGGGCTGGCACTGGCACCCCAGGGAGCCCCTGAGGTTGATCTTAATGACTGGCATACCATGATAGACACCAATGTTACTGGCCTGGTCAATGTCACACATGCACTGCTGCCTGCCTTAATCAAGGCAGGTGCGGGCGCTACTATCATCAATGTAGGTTCGATCGCAGGTCAATGGCCCTATCCTGGAAGCCATGTTTATGGTGCAAGTAAGGCATTTGTCAAGCAGTTCAGCTACAACCTGAGGTGTGATCTGCAGGGGACCGGTGTACGTGTTACGGACCTTTCGCCAGGCATTGCAGAGACCGAATTCACCCTGGTTCGTACCAAAGGAAACCAGGAGGCATCCGATAATTTATACCGTGGCACCACGCCTTTGAGCGCAGAAGATATTGCCGAGCAAATGTTCTACATCGCAACCTTGCCGGAACACATCAATATCAACCGTGTTGAGGTGATGCCAACACGTCAGGCCTGGTCTCCATTTGCTATCGACCGCGATGAGTAG
- a CDS encoding transporter substrate-binding domain-containing protein, producing the protein MTLGMSSMVVADESPSFASKGIKVATEDNYSPFNFIDKGKPTGINKDLLDELRDYSDFKVKQEILPWTGLLASVSAGQYDLALTGAIITDARLKVFDFTPPIASAQHYFVARAKDDSVNTIADLDGKTVGLQAGSALLERLPELKTMLEAQDKKLGKVVEYQSYPEAYADLANGRIDYVINSIVNINELVKTKPKVFKKGEAVSGPGFVSWPVPKDSPELLAYLTDFFAHLKETGRMAELQEKWFGESFDELPTNAIVSVKQYHKLTAVQ; encoded by the coding sequence ATGACTTTAGGCATGTCCAGTATGGTTGTTGCCGATGAGTCGCCATCTTTTGCCAGCAAGGGAATAAAGGTTGCGACAGAGGATAACTACTCTCCGTTCAACTTTATCGATAAAGGCAAGCCAACCGGGATAAACAAAGATCTTCTGGATGAGCTTCGCGACTACTCCGACTTTAAAGTGAAGCAAGAGATTCTGCCCTGGACAGGCCTTCTGGCATCCGTTTCCGCAGGTCAGTATGACCTTGCCCTTACCGGTGCGATCATTACTGACGCTCGCCTCAAAGTATTCGATTTCACCCCCCCCATCGCCTCCGCACAGCACTATTTCGTCGCCCGGGCAAAAGACGACAGCGTAAACACGATTGCAGATCTGGATGGAAAAACAGTTGGCTTGCAGGCAGGCAGCGCACTACTGGAAAGGCTCCCCGAATTGAAAACCATGCTTGAAGCCCAGGATAAGAAACTAGGAAAAGTGGTTGAGTATCAATCATACCCAGAAGCCTACGCCGACCTGGCAAATGGTCGCATCGATTACGTGATCAACAGTATCGTCAATATAAATGAGTTGGTAAAAACCAAGCCCAAGGTTTTCAAGAAAGGTGAAGCTGTATCTGGCCCCGGCTTTGTAAGCTGGCCTGTACCTAAAGACAGCCCTGAACTGCTGGCCTACCTGACTGACTTCTTTGCACACTTGAAAGAGACAGGTCGCATGGCTGAGCTGCAGGAAAAATGGTTCGGTGAATCCTTTGATGAACTACCAACCAACGCCATCGTTTCAGTTAAACAGTACCATAAATTGACTGCAGTACAGTAA
- a CDS encoding 5-formyltetrahydrofolate cyclo-ligase yields MDRASLRKQLRSNRQSLSAEQQLAAAKKLSSVVCSSEAFRHSQHIALYLANDGEIDPGFIAEVIWEQDKFCYLPVLDQKQPEKMYFQLYRPNTRMVENRYGIAEPELDLEKTVKAEALDLVLMPLTGFDEQGNRLGMGAGYYDRTFAFLENRSKPILMGLAHECQKVSSIPAADWDVPMKSIATEKQLYGEQVQ; encoded by the coding sequence ATGGATCGAGCCAGCCTGCGCAAGCAGTTACGAAGCAATCGTCAATCCCTGTCGGCTGAACAGCAGCTTGCTGCTGCAAAGAAACTATCCTCTGTCGTGTGTAGCAGTGAGGCTTTTCGGCACAGTCAGCATATCGCTCTGTATCTGGCTAATGATGGTGAAATTGATCCCGGATTTATCGCCGAAGTGATCTGGGAGCAGGATAAATTCTGCTATCTTCCGGTTCTGGATCAGAAACAGCCTGAAAAGATGTATTTCCAGCTCTACAGACCCAATACCCGGATGGTAGAGAACCGTTACGGGATTGCCGAACCGGAACTGGATCTTGAAAAAACCGTTAAGGCGGAAGCACTGGATCTGGTACTTATGCCGCTCACCGGGTTTGATGAGCAGGGCAACCGTCTTGGCATGGGAGCGGGTTATTACGACCGGACTTTTGCATTCCTGGAAAACCGCAGTAAACCGATACTGATGGGGTTAGCCCATGAGTGTCAGAAAGTCAGTTCAATTCCGGCGGCGGACTGGGATGTTCCAATGAAGAGTATTGCAACAGAAAAGCAGCTATATGGTGAGCAAGTTCAGTAA
- a CDS encoding MFS transporter — MSPQELKSTVSLSLVFVFRMFGLFMVLPVLVLYSEDLQGATPALAGFAIGAYGLTQAALQIPFGWMSDRFGRKPVIIAGMMIFMLGSLVAAQADSIYGVIFGRILQGAGAVSGAVTALLADLTREQYRTRAMAVFGISIGFSFCIAMLLGPLFAGWWGLEGLFGSNAVMAGLSILILLFMVPTPVVTRTDLNTKVSIKDVGNVIGNREMLRLMAGIFTLHFILMALFVFLPQMLEDTLGMARENHGWIYVVALSVSFVMIVPVIIFSEAKRRLKQCFVGAVTVLLAAIAGMWRAESVLLGIFLFFAAFNFLEATLPSLVSKLSSAGTRGTSMGVYSTSQFLGAALGGSLGGLAFQYWGAAGVMMVCAIPTALWWWLSVTMKQPPYVSSMVMALDSSMSLDARAIGRELAIIPGVEEVTVLDSERTAYLKVDRKIVDMTALRQYGEC, encoded by the coding sequence ATGTCTCCGCAGGAACTGAAATCAACGGTCTCACTGTCACTGGTGTTTGTATTCAGGATGTTTGGCCTGTTTATGGTACTGCCTGTTCTGGTCCTTTATTCCGAAGACCTGCAGGGAGCCACTCCGGCCCTGGCCGGCTTTGCTATTGGTGCTTATGGATTAACCCAGGCAGCACTGCAAATTCCTTTTGGCTGGATGTCAGACCGGTTCGGGCGCAAGCCGGTTATCATAGCCGGTATGATGATCTTTATGCTGGGCAGTCTGGTTGCCGCTCAGGCAGACTCTATTTATGGCGTCATTTTCGGTCGGATTCTTCAGGGTGCCGGTGCGGTATCTGGAGCCGTTACGGCACTTCTGGCTGATTTGACCCGTGAGCAATACCGTACCCGGGCCATGGCAGTATTTGGTATCAGTATCGGATTCTCATTCTGCATCGCCATGTTACTGGGCCCTCTTTTTGCCGGCTGGTGGGGGCTGGAGGGGCTGTTTGGCAGTAATGCTGTGATGGCCGGGTTGAGCATTCTGATTCTACTGTTCATGGTGCCAACTCCGGTGGTGACCCGGACTGATCTGAACACCAAAGTCAGTATCAAAGATGTGGGCAATGTTATAGGTAACCGGGAAATGCTCAGGTTGATGGCCGGTATCTTTACCCTGCATTTCATCCTGATGGCCCTGTTCGTATTCCTGCCTCAGATGCTGGAAGATACCCTTGGGATGGCCCGGGAAAACCACGGCTGGATTTACGTGGTGGCACTCTCGGTCTCCTTTGTGATGATTGTGCCGGTGATTATTTTCAGTGAGGCCAAACGTCGTCTGAAGCAGTGTTTTGTGGGCGCTGTCACTGTCCTGCTGGCAGCCATTGCCGGCATGTGGCGTGCCGAAAGTGTCCTGCTGGGAATATTCCTGTTTTTTGCTGCATTCAATTTTCTGGAAGCTACACTGCCTTCTCTGGTCAGTAAATTATCGTCGGCAGGCACCCGGGGAACCTCCATGGGCGTATACTCAACCAGTCAGTTTCTGGGGGCTGCCCTGGGTGGAAGCCTTGGTGGGCTGGCCTTTCAGTACTGGGGAGCGGCCGGTGTCATGATGGTTTGTGCAATCCCTACTGCACTCTGGTGGTGGTTGTCTGTTACCATGAAGCAACCTCCTTATGTCAGCAGTATGGTGATGGCCCTCGACTCGTCCATGAGCCTGGATGCCCGAGCCATTGGCAGGGAACTGGCCATTATTCCCGGGGTTGAGGAAGTGACTGTCCTGGACAGTGAGAGAACTGCCTATCTGAAGGTGGACAGAAAAATAGTGGATATGACTGCGCTGCGCCAATACGGTGAGTGCTGA
- a CDS encoding aspartate aminotransferase family protein — translation MDVLGSDVSNHHVLELDKHVFHSWSVQESATPVAIAGAQGSNLWDFEGKQYLDFSSQLVNTNIGHQHPKVIDAIKAQAESLVTVAPATANLARGEAARRILDRAPANFNKVFFTNAGADANENAIRMARQFTGRDKVLSAYRSYHGNTGSAIAATGDFRRVPNEYSRGHVHFFNPYLYRTEFNAKTQEQECERALQHLKRVIECEGPHSIAAILLETIPGTAGFLLPPEGYLQGVRDLATEHGIQLIFDEVMVGFGRTGRWFAFEHFNVIPDLITFAKGVNSGYVPAGGVVVSEPISEYFKSNFFMGGLTYSGHPLAMSAIVATLDAMEEEGIVRYADEVGNTVLGPALIDLMEKHNSIGDIRGKGMFWALELVEDRTTREPLSNEKMASIKTKLTDKGLLSFIVNNRIHVAPPLIIKPNEIAQGVAIISQVLADFD, via the coding sequence ATGGATGTATTGGGATCAGATGTATCAAATCATCATGTTCTGGAATTGGATAAACACGTATTCCACTCTTGGTCGGTACAAGAGTCGGCAACACCGGTAGCCATTGCCGGTGCACAGGGATCTAACCTTTGGGATTTCGAAGGAAAGCAGTATCTGGATTTTAGTAGCCAGTTGGTGAACACCAATATTGGGCATCAGCACCCAAAGGTGATCGATGCCATCAAGGCCCAGGCTGAATCCCTGGTGACCGTAGCTCCGGCAACAGCAAACCTTGCCCGGGGTGAAGCAGCCAGGCGCATCCTGGATAGAGCACCGGCTAACTTCAATAAGGTGTTTTTTACCAACGCTGGTGCTGATGCCAATGAAAATGCGATTCGCATGGCAAGACAATTTACCGGTCGTGACAAGGTACTTTCTGCCTACCGCTCATACCATGGCAATACCGGCTCAGCGATCGCTGCCACAGGTGATTTTCGTCGTGTACCCAATGAGTACAGCCGTGGGCATGTGCACTTCTTTAACCCTTATCTTTATCGCACCGAGTTCAACGCAAAGACTCAGGAACAAGAGTGTGAGCGAGCTCTGCAGCACCTGAAACGTGTGATTGAATGTGAAGGACCACACTCCATTGCCGCTATTCTTCTGGAGACAATCCCGGGCACAGCAGGCTTTCTTCTACCACCGGAAGGCTATCTGCAAGGGGTCAGAGATCTGGCCACCGAACATGGTATACAACTGATCTTCGACGAGGTTATGGTGGGATTTGGTCGCACCGGCCGCTGGTTTGCCTTTGAGCACTTTAACGTTATTCCCGATCTGATCACCTTCGCCAAAGGAGTTAACTCTGGCTATGTTCCAGCTGGCGGCGTAGTTGTAAGCGAGCCAATATCCGAGTATTTCAAGAGCAACTTCTTTATGGGCGGCCTCACCTATTCTGGCCATCCACTGGCCATGTCCGCCATTGTCGCAACCTTGGATGCGATGGAGGAGGAAGGCATTGTTCGCTATGCTGATGAGGTTGGAAACACGGTTCTGGGACCCGCACTTATCGACCTGATGGAAAAACACAACAGCATTGGCGACATCCGTGGCAAAGGCATGTTCTGGGCCCTGGAGCTGGTCGAAGACAGGACAACACGAGAGCCTTTAAGCAATGAGAAAATGGCCTCCATTAAAACCAAACTAACCGACAAGGGCCTACTTTCTTTTATAGTGAACAATCGTATTCACGTAGCGCCGCCTCTTATCATCAAACCCAATGAGATTGCCCAGGGTGTGGCCATTATTAGTCAGGTCCTCGCGGATTTTGATTAA
- a CDS encoding amino acid ABC transporter permease: protein MDYYGWMQLLQGAWTTAWISMVSIALGVVIGLVIALIRMAKLPIIDQVLGVYVSWARATPLVTLALFIFLSFPSFGINLDKHFSAILCLTLNTSAFNAEIWRNAFLNFSGGQKEAAEALGMRRMTYFRRIMFPQMVVMSLPALVNEMSFLIKGSPAIAVIGVVDLTRVTNRIAAVTYEPLLPILCAGVLYMCIIGVLIKLQQMAEKKANYLAG from the coding sequence ATGGATTACTACGGATGGATGCAATTGCTTCAGGGAGCGTGGACCACTGCATGGATATCAATGGTATCCATCGCCCTGGGGGTGGTTATCGGGCTCGTGATAGCGCTTATTCGCATGGCCAAATTACCGATCATCGATCAGGTATTAGGAGTTTATGTCAGCTGGGCCAGAGCCACACCACTGGTTACATTAGCCTTGTTCATCTTCCTCTCTTTTCCATCTTTTGGTATTAATCTCGATAAACACTTCTCGGCCATCTTGTGTTTAACCCTGAATACCTCAGCATTTAATGCCGAGATCTGGAGAAATGCATTCCTTAACTTCTCTGGCGGACAGAAAGAAGCCGCTGAAGCCCTGGGTATGCGACGAATGACCTACTTTAGACGCATCATGTTCCCTCAAATGGTGGTCATGAGCCTGCCCGCACTGGTCAACGAGATGTCTTTCTTAATCAAAGGCAGCCCGGCGATTGCCGTGATTGGCGTTGTTGATCTGACTCGTGTTACCAACCGAATCGCAGCCGTCACCTATGAACCCCTGCTTCCTATCCTGTGTGCCGGCGTTCTTTACATGTGCATCATAGGCGTGCTGATCAAATTACAACAAATGGCCGAGAAAAAGGCTAACTATCTGGCTGGCTGA
- a CDS encoding ABC transporter permease subunit: protein MAEWEIIWQQRDIFISGFGNTFVLFFAGSIASFILGVSLLYTLENGSKGVKSSVILIINMMRTLPFLILAYLLYYGLPQIGIRMDAFTAGLISLCLYHGTYFCEIFRGIRKGLDSGLTEAAQACGFSRFKTFTRIIMPNVLFRSVPLIANQLIICLKDTAFLCIITVGEITAAANSIQSTYFIPLNAFIVAIVLYWIISIAIEQVSKITLNKVQDRGLSHA from the coding sequence ATGGCTGAATGGGAAATAATCTGGCAGCAAAGAGACATCTTTATTTCAGGTTTTGGTAATACCTTTGTACTGTTTTTTGCCGGATCAATCGCAAGTTTCATCCTGGGTGTGAGCCTGCTCTACACCCTCGAAAATGGCTCAAAAGGTGTTAAAAGCAGCGTAATACTGATCATCAATATGATGCGCACCCTGCCCTTCCTGATTCTGGCTTACCTGTTGTACTACGGGTTGCCACAGATCGGAATCCGCATGGATGCCTTTACTGCCGGCCTGATCTCTTTATGCCTTTATCATGGCACCTATTTCTGCGAGATCTTCAGAGGTATTCGCAAGGGGCTGGATTCAGGCTTGACGGAAGCAGCCCAGGCTTGTGGCTTCTCCAGATTCAAGACCTTTACCCGCATTATCATGCCCAATGTGTTGTTTCGATCCGTCCCGCTCATTGCCAATCAGCTGATCATCTGCCTGAAAGACACCGCCTTTCTGTGCATTATTACCGTTGGTGAGATCACAGCGGCCGCTAACAGTATTCAATCGACCTACTTTATTCCGCTTAACGCATTTATTGTGGCTATCGTTCTGTACTGGATTATCAGTATCGCCATCGAACAGGTCAGCAAAATCACACTTAATAAAGTTCAGGATAGAGGGCTAAGCCATGCTTAA